In the Gemmatimonadaceae bacterium genome, ATCGCGCGCGGCGGATCGTCCGTGTCCGGCACCTGGGAGATGCGTTGACGAAGCTGCTCGATGCTGACGGCTGGCGGCGTGCGCATGTACAGCCACGCGACGATGAAGCCGCCGAGATGAGCGAAGTAGGCGATGTTCGTCCCACTACCCGCCAGACTGAACAGCCCCATCGCGAGATTGAATGCGACGAGCAGCAGCACGAGCGTCATCACGCGCATCGGCAGCACCCAGAACAGATACACTTCCTGCTTTGGCCACTGCAGCGCGTAGGCGCCCATCACTCCGAAGATCGCTCCCGACGCACCGAACAAGAGAAAGCCACTGTCGCGGAAGAACAGTGTGTAAAAGATCAGCGCGCCGAGTCCGCACATGAAATAAAAGAAGACGAATCGCTTCGTTCCCCAGTGGTGCTCGAGTCGCGGACCGAAGATGAACAGCGTGTACATGTTCAGAAACACGTGCCAGAAATCGCCGTGCACGAACATGTAGGAGACGACGGTCCACCAGCGGGTGGGCGCCGCGGCAAAGCTGAAGCCGAGCGCGCTCTCCATGACATCCGGGCGAACGATTGTCAGCTGCAGAAAGAAGATCGCGACGTTGATCGCGATCAGCGCCTGCACGGCGGAGGTCATCCGCGGATAGTCTTGCTCGTTGGTCGTGGCCGGGTAGGTCATGAAGCTGCCGTCACTGGCTGAGTCGGCTCGCGCGCTCAGCCCTTATACACCGCGGCGCTCTCGTTCGCTGTCGTCGCCGCCCCTCGGAAATTAACGCTAAAACACGTCGCGGCGAGGTGAGTTCCGTCACGCCACCGGCGCCTCATTCGACGTCTCTGTTATACGCACAGATCGCGCGCAGAGGGCCTTTCCTCGAGCGAAGCGAAGGATCAACCCACGACGCGCGTTCGCGCGTCACCTCATGCCGGTTGGTGGTGGGAGCTTCAACGCAAAGCGGACGTCGTTGTGCAGAGCAGCGGCGCGCTCGAGCAGCGTCATCCATCGACGATCGCGATCGACCGGCACGCCCGGCGGCGGGTGAATCACGATCTGCGTCGCACCACTTACTCCACGCGCTTGCTCGACGATCCGTAAGAGTTGAGCGTCACTCGTCTGATCGCTCGAGCACAGCACGAGCGCGTGCTGCATTCCCGCTTCCGCTGCCGCGTGCAACGTGCGGAGTCCTCGCTCTGTCATCGAGTCGAGCGCATTGCCCTCGAGCGTCACCTGGGTGAGCCCGACGAACTTCTTGAGCGCCGCAATGGCTTCCGGTCGCTGACCGTCGGTGTCGAGCATGATCGGAAGATCTACCGGTGGTTTCGCGAACGCGGCGCACACGTAGTCGACGTTCGACAGCGGATCGCGCCCAGAGATCGAAACCGAGTGATACGCCGACCGACTCGCGCTGCGCCGAAGCTCGTTCGCGAGCGCTTCCGCCGTGTACATCGTCGCCGTCTCCGCTTCGGCGGCGAAGCGCACGAAGATCTGACGGCGGCCCGACCACACACCCTGCGCCTGCAACCCCGCCGGGACGCCAGCGAGTGCCGCGGTCGGACCTGCCACTTGCGCCATCGCGTCTATCCTCCTGTACCACGCGCATCGAGTGCGATGCGCACGATCCGTTCGCAGAGCTCTGGGAACGTGATTCCCGCCGCGGCCGCGGCCTGCGGAATCAGACTGGTCTGCGTCATCCCCGGTAGTGTGTTCGCCTCGAGACAGTAGAACTTTGCTCGGCCACGTCCTTCAGTACTCATGCGAAAATCGATGCGCGCATAACCGCGCAACTTCAATGCGCGAAATGCGCGACGCGCCAGCTCCTGAACGGCCGCCGTCTGCGACGCAGTAATCTTCGCTGGAAATTCCTCGACGGCCATCCCCGCCTGGTACTTGCATTCGTAGTCGTAAATCTCGTGCTTCGGGATGATTTCGCCAGCCGGGAGAGCCTCGTCACCCAAGATTCCGACCGTGAGCTCCCTGCCGGCGATAAAGCGCTCGATCATGACTTCGTCGTCGAACTGAAACGCCTCGCCGATCGCGGACGCGAGATCCTTCGCTTTCTTCACGACGCTGAGTCCCACCGTCGAACCTTGCTTCGACGGTTTCACCACCACGGGCAGCCCGAGCGACGCCAGCACTTCCTTGCGAAATCGCTTGCCCGCGACGTCCTTCTCGTCCGCCGAGCCGCGCGTCGCCATGAACCATTCGGCCGTCGTCACGTCGCTCCGCGCGAAGAGGTGCTTCGACAGATCCTTGTCCATCGCGAGCGCGCTCGCGAGGTGCCCACTGCCCGTGTATGGGATGCCGGCGAGGTCGAGGAGCGCCTGAATCGTTCCGTCCTCGCCGGCGCCGCCATGGAGGCCGAGAAAAACAATGTCGGCCTGTCGCAGCGACGGAAGTACCCGTTGCATCTGCGGTAGCGTTTCGCGCGCCATCCGCTGCAGTTCGGATTGGGAAGGTGGCGTTGGCTGCACGACCGGCCGAGCCAGCAGTGCCTTTTCGTCTTCGCGAGCGAGCGGCCCGCGCGCGGTATCGATCGCCGTCACCTCGTGACCGCGCGTCCGCAGCGCTTCCGTTATGCGCAGTCCCGACGCGAGCGAGACATCCCGCTCGGCGGACGTGCCGCCCATCAAAACCGAGATCTTCAAGGGGGAAAGGGGCTACAGGAGGGCCTAGGGGTTCGGGACTAGCGGCTAGGGACATTCGGAGTTGGACAAGGCTTCTAGCCCCTAGCCCCTATCCCCTAGCCCCTCGCCATTAGATAGCTCAGCATGTCGGATCGCGTCACGATCCCCGTCACCGTTCCATTCGACCTTACGAGTACGGCGGGGTTGGATTTCGAGAGCAGCTTTGCGATCGCGTCTA is a window encoding:
- a CDS encoding D-alanine--D-alanine ligase, producing the protein MKISVLMGGTSAERDVSLASGLRITEALRTRGHEVTAIDTARGPLAREDEKALLARPVVQPTPPSQSELQRMARETLPQMQRVLPSLRQADIVFLGLHGGAGEDGTIQALLDLAGIPYTGSGHLASALAMDKDLSKHLFARSDVTTAEWFMATRGSADEKDVAGKRFRKEVLASLGLPVVVKPSKQGSTVGLSVVKKAKDLASAIGEAFQFDDEVMIERFIAGRELTVGILGDEALPAGEIIPKHEIYDYECKYQAGMAVEEFPAKITASQTAAVQELARRAFRALKLRGYARIDFRMSTEGRGRAKFYCLEANTLPGMTQTSLIPQAAAAAGITFPELCERIVRIALDARGTGG
- a CDS encoding rhomboid family intramembrane serine protease encodes the protein MTYPATTNEQDYPRMTSAVQALIAINVAIFFLQLTIVRPDVMESALGFSFAAAPTRWWTVVSYMFVHGDFWHVFLNMYTLFIFGPRLEHHWGTKRFVFFYFMCGLGALIFYTLFFRDSGFLLFGASGAIFGVMGAYALQWPKQEVYLFWVLPMRVMTLVLLLVAFNLAMGLFSLAGSGTNIAYFAHLGGFIVAWLYMRTPPAVSIEQLRQRISQVPDTDDPPRAIPRALPRSRERVEEVDEIVAKSKALAAKRPAAVAPARKHAPRDLKADDVNRVLDKISAEGLDSLTSEERSILEEMSRRLRKRD